One Leptolyngbya sp. SIO1E4 genomic window, TATTCGCCTCGATGAAGATTCCCGTCGTCCTGACAATCCCATGATTAATGCAGGGGCGATCGCGACCACCAGTCTGATCAAAGGCGACACCCCCGCAGAACGCCTCAATCGCCTTTTAGCCATGTTTCGCCGCTATGTGGGGCGCGATCTGTACGTCGATCTTTCGACATTTCTCTCAGAGCGAGCCACCGGGCACCGCAACCGAGCGATCGCCCACCTGATGCTCAATTTCGGCATGATTGATGAACACATTGAAGAAGCGCTTGACCTCTATTACCAGCAGTGTGCGCTGCTCGTTACCTGTCAAGATTTAGCGACCATGGCTGCGGCCCTCGCCAATCAGGGTAAACATCCCTTCACGGGAGAGCAAGTGGTGCAACCAGACTACATCCGCGACATCCTCAGCGTGATGTATACCTGCGGCATGTACAACTTTGCCGGTGAATGGGCCTATCGCGTCGGAATTCCCGCTAAAAGTGGTGTCTCAGGCGGCATTCTCGCGATCGTGCCGAATCAAGCTGGCATCGCCGTCTTCTCACCGCTCTTGGATAATAACGGCAATAGCGTCCGGGGTCTTAAGGTCTTTGAAGCCCTTTCCCAAGAATACGGATTTCACCTGTTTGATTTGTCGATGGGCCACTGTCGCTTTCAGGAAAGCCGATTATTAGAAGGCACCTGATGCAGTCCTTTAGCGGCTGGCACAGCGGGCAGTTCATGTTGGGCAATCGACCTTTCTTCCATACTGATCGGCTCACGTTGAGCTAACGGCAAACGCCATAAGCCGGTTTCTCTGCTCTGCTACCGCCCAGCTGACCCGTTACAATCGAAGCGTGCTGTGAGCCTCGGATACTTTTATGACCCAAACCATCTGGCCTGGAGATCCGCACCCCCTAGGCGCTACTTGGGATGGCAACGGCACCAACTTTGCCCTCTTCTCTGAAAACGCAGAAGCAGTTTTTTTATGCCTGTTCGACGAACAGGGCCACGAAACCCGGATTCAGCTCCCAGAAGTGAGCAACTACGTTTGGCATGGCTATTTGCCAGGGGTGGAGCCAGGGCAGCGCTATGGATTTCGGGTTGAAGGGCCATATGACCCAGAAGAGGGTAAACGATTTAATGCCCAAAAGCTACTGCTGGATCCCTATGCGCGGGCGATCGCAGACGATGTCCAGCATGGCCCAGCCATTTTTGGGTACCCCATCGGAGCCGTCACGAAAGCCGATCGCGACCTCAACTGTTCAGATCTCGATGATGCGACCCTGATCCCCAAATGCGTGGTGGTAGACCCACAGTTTGATTGGGCAGGCGATCGCCCCCTGCACACCCCCTGGCACCAAACCATCATCTACGAAGCCCATGTGAAGGGTTTCACGAAGCAACATCCTGACATTCCAGAAGCTCTACGCGGCACCTATGCTGGGCTGGCCCACCCTGCGGCCATTTCACACCTGAAGGCATTGGGGGTGACCGCGATCGAGCTGCTCCCCGTCCATCATTTCAATGCCTATCCCGGGCATCTGGTAAGCGTCGGCCTGCGCAACTATTGGGGGTACGATTCATTGGGGTACTTTGCCCCTTACTCCGGCTACAGCGCTGCTGGTAGCCACGGAGAGCAGGTCCGCGAGTTCAAAAACATGGTAAAAGCCCTGCACCAGGCGGGCATCGAAGTCATCCTCGACGTGGTCTACAACCACACAGGGGAAGGCAACCATCTCGGCCCCACCCTGGCGTTTCGCGGCATTGATAACGAAGCCTATTACCGCCTGGTGGAAGACCTGCCCCGCTACTACATGGACTTCACGGGCTGCGGCAACTCTCTCAATGTCTGCCATCCCCAAGTGCTCAAGCTAATCATGGATAGCCTGCGCTACTGGGTTGAGGAAATGCACGTTGACGGCTTTCGGTTTGACCTGGCTTCTGCCCTGGCCCGAGAACTCTATGAGGTGAATAGCCTGGCCGCCTTCTTCGACATCATTCATCAAGATCCAATTCTGTCCACCACGAAACTGATAGCAGAACCGTGGGATTTGGGCGAAGGGGGCTATCAGGTCGGAAACTTTCCGCTGCTCTGGTCAGAGTGGAATGGCAAGTACCGCGACACCATGCGAGACTTTTGGCGAGAAGCCCACTGTCGCTTAGGGGAGTTTGCTTTTCGCCTGACAGGGAGTTCGGATCTCTATGAGTCCAACGGCAAACGCCCCCATGCCAGCATTAATTTCATCACCTGCCACGATGGGTTCACCCTACGAGACCTGGTTAGCTACAACGAAAAACATAATGCGGCTAATGAAGAAGGGAACCGGGACGGGGAAAGCTATAACCGTTCCTGGAACTGTGGTGCCGAGGGAGAAACCGCAGATCCCGTCGTCTTAGAGATTCGGGCTCGACAGCAGCGGAACTTTATGGCGACGCTTCTATTGGCCCAAGGGGTCCCCATGCTGTTAGGGGGCGACGAGCTGGGGCGCACTCAAAACGGCAACAACAATACTTACTGCCAAGATAATGCCCTCGCCTGGCTCGACTGGACTTTGCAGGCCGATCAAAAAGATACGCTAACGTTTGTGCAGCGTATGATTGCGTTTCGCCAGATTCACCCAGTCTTTCAGCGGCGCGACTGGTTTCAGGGACGTGACATTCATGGCTCTGGCATTCATGATATTGGCTGGTTCAACATTGATGGGAGCGAGATTAGCGACGAGGACTGGCATGAAGCAGAAGCCAAAACCATCGGCGTGTTTCTCAATGGGGAAGCAATTCCCAGCCCTGATCGCCAGGGACAACGAATCATCGACGACAGTTTTCTGCTGCTTTTCAACGCCCAGGCAGATGCTCAAACCTTCGTGCTTCCAGCCACGCTAAGAGAACATCCATGGCAGCTTGTTCTAGATACTAAAACCCAGGATGGATTCTTAGATCCCCCAACCAAAATGGTGGGCGATTCCGTTGTTGTGGGGGGGCGATCGCTCATGCTGCTAATGTGCGATCGTAACGATGGATCTCCTTAGCGCATTCAACGGACAAACAGCAGCCTCACCTTGCTACAAGCCCAGACTCTGGGCTACCCACAGGCAGAATTTACCTCTAATTTATCTCTATTGCCAGTAAGGTTGAGCCATTTAGACACCTGAACAGCCCTCATACAGAGGGTTTCCTTTTTGCCTTCTGCCTCTCACCAATAACTGCCCGATTTAATTACCCGAAAATTGAGTCACTTGAGCAAATAACCTATTTAGCCTCTCCACATCTTGCACCGGCAGGGGGGGACGCAAAATAGAGACAATGTTGGATTCTAAATGCTCTAAACTGCCGGTTCCAAACATCACGGTATGGACGCCTGGCTCATGGTGACAATAACGATAGGCTGCATCCGTCAGGCTAGTAGCGCCAACCGGGGAAATCAGAAAATCGAGCGGGTTATTCTTCTCTAGATAGCCCGTATCGATCACACCTTGTTGAGCGAGCTGGTTAAGCGCCTCTTGTAACCGTTGGAGACTACTCAAAGAGCGTCGAACCGCGAACATATTCATGACGCCAACGCGTTTTTGCTGCGCAGCGGGTAACACCACATGGCGAGCGGTTTGATTGAGAAAGTTAAATCCCACCATCACAACGTCCCACACATTATCTTGAAGCGCTCTAGATAACATCCGGTGTTGAGTATCGGTATCAAATTTCTCAGTAATGCCTAGAAATCGAATTTTTCCTTCCTCACGCAACTGCAACAAAACTGGGACTAGTTCGTTCACAACATACTGATAATCTCCAATTTGTACCGACGCTAAATGATAAATATCGATGTAATCAGTCTTCAGATCCCGTAGGCTTTGCTCAAGACGCGCTCTCACCGTGGCAGGATCAACCGGGATAGTGTTTTGGTGAGAACGGCACTTCGAAGAAAGGACAAACGTCTCTCTGGGGATGCCTTTCAGCGCTGCCCCAATGATTGCCTCATTCTTGTAATCATGGGCGCTGTCAAAGAAATTGACCCCCAATTCATACGCTCTTCTCACTAAGGCGCGTGACTGTTTGCTGCTCTTACCCGTTTTCCGCCCAAGCTGACTAGAGCCCCCTGACCCCAATGCCATGGCACTCACCTGTAACCCAGTACGCCCCAGGGTGGTGTACTGCATGGTCACATCTTCTGGCTGAATGAGCCCCCCAGCCAATTGAACTGGCGTGAGTTCTCGGAGTAAATCAGTGCCCTGATGCAGCTGCTTCACTAAAGTCTGTCGATATTGGCGTAACATCAGGCAGCTCTCACGAGAAGTTCAGGGGTTAGCAGCGGCTTACCCTGCAAATAGTCCGGCAGAGGGGCACCCATAAGCGACAAAATCGTTGGTGCCAGGTCAATCATCTGCCCTGTAGATAAGGTCGAATCAGGCAAAATCCCCGGCCCTGATGCAAATAAAAAGCCCCCTGGTCGATGGCCCCCACTGCGTTGGTAAGGCACTGGACCAATGCGCCCATGGGTGGGGCTGTCAATCACGTCAGTGGGCTGTTCGGCCCAAATCACCGTAAGATCTGCATCCGGTAGTTTAGGATCCCAAGCCGTTGTCGCAGTCCGAGTAGGCACGACTTTTTCAACGATGGGCCGACCTGTGCGCGCATCTCGCAGGGCATAAAGTTCTGCAGTGATTTCGGCACAAACACGCTCATAGTCAGAGAGCGCAACAATGCCCTGCGTTTCCCGATTGGCCAGATTGATGCGGATAAACCCATCTGAGAAACTCGGCAAGGCAAAGGCAACCATTTGTGGCCATAGATGGGCGTACCAAAGCGCGGGGGCTGCCCACAGGTTTTCACCTTGACGTAACAGATCATAGGGAGAAACAACCTGCCCATGGTTTGAAAGACCCGGTAATTTTCCTTCAAGCTTAGATAATAAGGTATGGGCTTTGAAGGGCAGCCTTTTTCTAAGCCCTGTGTAAGCATCACTTTTATAACGCCAGACTTCGGTTCCCCAGTTGCGCATCCTAGGATTAGTCAGAGGCGGCGGCACTGGAACACTTGCATCTCCGTCTGTAATGGCTACTTGCCCTGGGAAACTATAACGATAGAGAAGTTCCGGCAAAAATAACCGGCTGGGGAGCTCATTAAAGTTGTTACCCATGCCGACCCCTGAAAAGATTAAGACATAACTGTCTTTTGGGATAACCTCCAGCATTTCACCAATAGTTTGGTCAATAGCTTGAAAAACTTCCTGCAAAGGATCTCCAGACTCTGGAAACTGGTAAACAGCGTTATCAGCCTGACTCAAATGCCAGAGGTTATGGCCTGCAGAATGGGGCTCTCCAAACACAGTCAGGAATAAATCCCAGTTTTCTCGTGTCAGCAGGTCTTGGCAAATTGCGGCTCGGCGAGAAATCCCAACTTTGAGAGATTTAGTCAGAAATTTCAGGTATTTATCATCCCACCAATTGTCTCCAAAACCTTTCTTAAAGGCTGGATGCTTACCATACGTTACCTCAATTTCTTCAAAAAGTTCTGGGGGGTCAGACACCCGAGGAGTCTGAGGATCATGGGCTCCCCACGCCAGCACCTGTATACCATTGACCTCTGAGGAGAGGGCCGTTTGGGGCATATCAAATACAGCGACCCGATAGTCTGGCCCCACAGCGTAGAACGGCGGATAGTCTTGGAATCCATAGTTTCGAATGAGAGGGCCGTAGTCGTAATTGCTGGGGTCAAACTGCATTGGCCGCCAAAAGCCAGTCTTCCAGGGTAAACAGCCTGTCAGAAAACTCGTCCATTCTGTCTCATTGGCGTGATGCTCAATGTGAGTAAGCTCGCCGTAAGCACCCCTTTGGCGTAAACGACGCAAATTTTTAAGATGACCCGTTTGCATCCACCGATTAACCAAAGCCGGGTCTGCTGACTCTAAACCAATGGCAATAACCGGTTTTTTCATGGGTGTTATAGATAATTGGGTTACTATGCAACGATCTCGAAAAGACGAAAGATGCTTAATACTTTCCGGAGAATCGACTCAGGCAATGCACTCAAAAATGACAGTTCATAAACTGTCTACCATATAGACGATACTCTCTCAGTTTCACCCTAGATAACAGCCCTACGTAGGTTTACACAACTGTGGGTTTGCCTTTTTACCCCTTATCATAATCAGTGGTCAAATCAATCGGTAAGGATATTTTTGTCAATTAGATAATGTTCTTACTTCATTCAGTGTTTGGAGAGCTACCGGTATCAAAAATCTTGTTAAACCCGTAAAATGTCGTTCATACGCTATCAGATAAATCCTCTCATTATCCCGAAGATAAAGTTGTTTAAGATACCCTAAAAAGATCCGGAACGCGGGATTCATACATGAATCCCGCGTTCCGGATCTTTTTAGGGCTGCACTGCCTGATAGGGCAGTGCAATTCAGCTTAGTAAGCGCCCGATTTTTTCAAGACGGCAGCAAATGTTCTGAACAAGATATTGATGTCTAGGCAGATGGACCAATTCTGGATGTAGTGCAGATCGAGTTTCAGGACATCATCAAAATTGTCGATATCTGAGCGTCCGGATACCTGCCACATCCCTGTAATGCCGGGCAGCACATCTTGACGGATGAAGTAACGCTCCTGGAACTTTTCAACGTCTCGCAGGGGAAGAGGCCGTGGGCCTACCAAGCTCATCTCTCCCAGGAGAACATTAAAAATCTGAGGCAGCTCGTCTAGGCTATAGCGACGAATAAACTGTCCAACACGGGTAATGCGTGGATCAGCCTTAATCTTGAAGAGCACCCCGTCTTTTGTTTGATTCTCATCTTCTAACTGAGCTTGCAGCTGATCGGCATTTTGTACCATGCTGCGAAACTTCCAGACCTTGAAAGGCTCACCATGTAAACCAATGCGGGTCTGCTTGTAGAAGATAGGCCCTGCGGAGTCAAGCCGGATGGCGATCGCGAGGGCCAGGTAAATTGGGGAGGCCAGAATCACGAACAGTAAGGCGAAGGTAATGTCGAAGATGCGCTTAAACCAGAAATCAACGCCAGCAATGACAGTTGGAGTAAAGGTAACGCAGGGAACCTGATCACTCATGGTGCGAAGGTTAGCGCCCCCGAATACCCCATCTTGCTCAACTGGGACAACGTGGAGGGTGATGCCCAGGGCTTGAAACCGTTGGCCAACATACATGCGGTTACGAATGGCGCCCCAAGCCACAAACACCTCAGAAATTCCCAAGCGTTGAATTTGCTCGAAAGTTCTCTCCCGACGGTTAAGGTCGAGGGCGCGGGCATCCATCACGCTAGAAATCCGGTAACACTGTTCGTCGTTCACGACTTTAGTGGCTTGTTCGCGATCGCTGGAGTCAGCAATCACCATGGCTGGATGGCGAATTAATCCCTGCAGTCTCAAGCGATGAGTTACCTGGTCAATGATGAATCGTCCCGCACAGACAAACAGAATACTGAATCCCC contains:
- the glsA gene encoding glutaminase A, yielding MSNIQAFLDALYQQYQDLNTGTLASYIPELAKADPNWFAISIVTIDGQIFQVGDAAQPFTIQSISKVFVYGMALEDWGRDRLLKKVGVEPTGDPFNSHIRLDEDSRRPDNPMINAGAIATTSLIKGDTPAERLNRLLAMFRRYVGRDLYVDLSTFLSERATGHRNRAIAHLMLNFGMIDEHIEEALDLYYQQCALLVTCQDLATMAAALANQGKHPFTGEQVVQPDYIRDILSVMYTCGMYNFAGEWAYRVGIPAKSGVSGGILAIVPNQAGIAVFSPLLDNNGNSVRGLKVFEALSQEYGFHLFDLSMGHCRFQESRLLEGT
- the glgX gene encoding glycogen debranching protein GlgX, with amino-acid sequence MTQTIWPGDPHPLGATWDGNGTNFALFSENAEAVFLCLFDEQGHETRIQLPEVSNYVWHGYLPGVEPGQRYGFRVEGPYDPEEGKRFNAQKLLLDPYARAIADDVQHGPAIFGYPIGAVTKADRDLNCSDLDDATLIPKCVVVDPQFDWAGDRPLHTPWHQTIIYEAHVKGFTKQHPDIPEALRGTYAGLAHPAAISHLKALGVTAIELLPVHHFNAYPGHLVSVGLRNYWGYDSLGYFAPYSGYSAAGSHGEQVREFKNMVKALHQAGIEVILDVVYNHTGEGNHLGPTLAFRGIDNEAYYRLVEDLPRYYMDFTGCGNSLNVCHPQVLKLIMDSLRYWVEEMHVDGFRFDLASALARELYEVNSLAAFFDIIHQDPILSTTKLIAEPWDLGEGGYQVGNFPLLWSEWNGKYRDTMRDFWREAHCRLGEFAFRLTGSSDLYESNGKRPHASINFITCHDGFTLRDLVSYNEKHNAANEEGNRDGESYNRSWNCGAEGETADPVVLEIRARQQRNFMATLLLAQGVPMLLGGDELGRTQNGNNNTYCQDNALAWLDWTLQADQKDTLTFVQRMIAFRQIHPVFQRRDWFQGRDIHGSGIHDIGWFNIDGSEISDEDWHEAEAKTIGVFLNGEAIPSPDRQGQRIIDDSFLLLFNAQADAQTFVLPATLREHPWQLVLDTKTQDGFLDPPTKMVGDSVVVGGRSLMLLMCDRNDGSP
- a CDS encoding aldo/keto reductase — translated: MLRQYRQTLVKQLHQGTDLLRELTPVQLAGGLIQPEDVTMQYTTLGRTGLQVSAMALGSGGSSQLGRKTGKSSKQSRALVRRAYELGVNFFDSAHDYKNEAIIGAALKGIPRETFVLSSKCRSHQNTIPVDPATVRARLEQSLRDLKTDYIDIYHLASVQIGDYQYVVNELVPVLLQLREEGKIRFLGITEKFDTDTQHRMLSRALQDNVWDVVMVGFNFLNQTARHVVLPAAQQKRVGVMNMFAVRRSLSSLQRLQEALNQLAQQGVIDTGYLEKNNPLDFLISPVGATSLTDAAYRYCHHEPGVHTVMFGTGSLEHLESNIVSILRPPLPVQDVERLNRLFAQVTQFSGN
- a CDS encoding alkaline phosphatase family protein; the encoded protein is MKKPVIAIGLESADPALVNRWMQTGHLKNLRRLRQRGAYGELTHIEHHANETEWTSFLTGCLPWKTGFWRPMQFDPSNYDYGPLIRNYGFQDYPPFYAVGPDYRVAVFDMPQTALSSEVNGIQVLAWGAHDPQTPRVSDPPELFEEIEVTYGKHPAFKKGFGDNWWDDKYLKFLTKSLKVGISRRAAICQDLLTRENWDLFLTVFGEPHSAGHNLWHLSQADNAVYQFPESGDPLQEVFQAIDQTIGEMLEVIPKDSYVLIFSGVGMGNNFNELPSRLFLPELLYRYSFPGQVAITDGDASVPVPPPLTNPRMRNWGTEVWRYKSDAYTGLRKRLPFKAHTLLSKLEGKLPGLSNHGQVVSPYDLLRQGENLWAAPALWYAHLWPQMVAFALPSFSDGFIRINLANRETQGIVALSDYERVCAEITAELYALRDARTGRPIVEKVVPTRTATTAWDPKLPDADLTVIWAEQPTDVIDSPTHGRIGPVPYQRSGGHRPGGFLFASGPGILPDSTLSTGQMIDLAPTILSLMGAPLPDYLQGKPLLTPELLVRAA
- a CDS encoding sugar transferase, translating into MTYLKSTVSSHEAVPGRDIRGISGIANLRRGVFLSWTRQLVLISADVILLSLAWVLAQSLGTPTESFWSAKAVGTTLLPVLGINLSIFTARRLYCAGKPRRDYLSIIKALSLSIVLLLLVSYIYSPNQFVSRSQFLFFWGFSILFVCAGRFIIDQVTHRLRLQGLIRHPAMVIADSSDREQATKVVNDEQCYRISSVMDARALDLNRRERTFEQIQRLGISEVFVAWGAIRNRMYVGQRFQALGITLHVVPVEQDGVFGGANLRTMSDQVPCVTFTPTVIAGVDFWFKRIFDITFALLFVILASPIYLALAIAIRLDSAGPIFYKQTRIGLHGEPFKVWKFRSMVQNADQLQAQLEDENQTKDGVLFKIKADPRITRVGQFIRRYSLDELPQIFNVLLGEMSLVGPRPLPLRDVEKFQERYFIRQDVLPGITGMWQVSGRSDIDNFDDVLKLDLHYIQNWSICLDINILFRTFAAVLKKSGAY